One region of Termitidicoccus mucosus genomic DNA includes:
- a CDS encoding Hsp20/alpha crystallin family protein yields the protein MRLIHYTQPDIRSLAFAGRSPWAGLESEVDRWFESVLGSGGDIRDDGHFPLDLYEDEGNTYVRANLPGIARSDINVEIVDGYLNISATRKTEGEDGGETFSISRSLSLPDSVEEDKVTATSENGVLTVTLPKKEEAKPRKVAISVN from the coding sequence ATGAGACTCATACACTACACGCAGCCCGACATCCGCAGCCTCGCCTTCGCCGGTCGCAGCCCGTGGGCCGGACTGGAAAGCGAAGTCGACCGCTGGTTCGAATCCGTGCTCGGCAGCGGCGGCGACATCCGCGACGACGGGCATTTCCCGCTCGACCTCTACGAGGACGAGGGGAACACCTACGTGCGCGCCAACCTGCCCGGCATCGCCCGCTCCGACATCAACGTCGAGATCGTGGACGGCTACCTGAACATCTCCGCCACGCGCAAAACCGAGGGCGAAGACGGCGGCGAGACTTTCTCCATCAGCCGCTCGCTCAGCCTGCCCGACAGCGTGGAGGAAGACAAGGTCACCGCGACCAGCGAGAACGGCGTGCTCACTGTCACGCTGCCGAAAAAGGAAGAGGCCAAGCCGCGCAAGGTCGCGATTTCGGTCAACTAA
- a CDS encoding DUF6573 family protein produces the protein MTNEDLFGKPVYSYTRKQAIADGVLIDLSGDKLIHAHWKYPLATTSTVWETVQSAVRDHDNDLNGILHDLSVLAKLRIRSGKTADSDTARFTAIIGKRTRALKLHLGLGDNHEPVLTLMFDDED, from the coding sequence ATGACAAACGAAGATTTATTTGGAAAACCGGTTTATTCATACACACGCAAACAGGCCATCGCCGACGGCGTGCTCATTGACCTCAGTGGCGACAAACTCATCCACGCTCACTGGAAATACCCGCTCGCGACCACCAGCACGGTGTGGGAGACTGTCCAAAGCGCCGTCCGCGATCATGACAACGACCTCAATGGAATCCTGCACGACCTCAGCGTGCTGGCCAAGCTGCGGATACGCAGCGGAAAAACCGCCGACTCCGACACGGCGCGCTTCACCGCAATTATTGGTAAACGCACGCGCGCGCTGAAACTCCACCTCGGCCTCGGTGACAACCACGAGCCGGTTTTGACCCTCATGTTCGACGACGAGGATTGA
- a CDS encoding TolC family protein, translating into MIPFRLKLIRRCALVVAMIGIAAAGMAQPAPDRDAISQLQAALPERSLPGLDSLLRRALVNAPEVIMREWALAEAEANTLVARAPMLPRLEAWANAGVTYEQRKETLDSNRTLEAVLYNVGFYQPVFHWGALAQNYQIGKLRQAISERNISETRRLLALDIRRRYFDLMLAKNGLQIARQNQTRAEEEYKQMEQLIADGVQAAGALDGPRRNLDIIRPEVRRQEVEYNMLRESLLRLAGVTEADLDTLPESLPPFGNLDAALAALVNTQTIAISNNLAGLKDQIEVERLNYKIQKTRLYPKFGLSLSVTQENRSPDNNVLGPKSLITSWNAFGTVNWRIFDSQETKGLQLASLNRLRALEVSRVQTEKQEGSEREAEALRLQLQWERLKNTELDLGRARGGLELTEHDFANGWASSRAVEDTRAHLANVLQQTNAERAAFASALAACLSNRGRDPAVTGGGNF; encoded by the coding sequence ATGATTCCCTTCCGCCTAAAACTCATCCGACGCTGCGCCTTGGTCGTCGCGATGATCGGGATTGCGGCGGCGGGAATGGCCCAGCCGGCGCCGGACCGCGACGCGATTTCCCAACTGCAAGCCGCCCTGCCCGAGCGAAGCCTGCCGGGGCTCGATAGCCTGTTGCGCCGGGCGCTCGTAAACGCGCCCGAAGTCATCATGCGCGAATGGGCGCTCGCCGAGGCCGAGGCCAACACCCTTGTCGCCCGCGCGCCCATGCTCCCGCGCCTCGAGGCTTGGGCGAACGCCGGTGTGACATATGAACAGCGCAAGGAAACGTTGGACAGCAACCGGACACTGGAGGCCGTCCTCTACAACGTCGGCTTCTACCAGCCCGTCTTTCATTGGGGCGCGCTGGCCCAAAACTATCAGATCGGGAAACTGCGCCAGGCCATCTCCGAACGCAACATCTCCGAGACCCGGCGCCTGCTCGCGCTCGACATCCGCAGGCGCTACTTCGACCTGATGCTCGCAAAGAACGGTCTTCAGATCGCCCGCCAAAACCAGACTCGCGCCGAAGAGGAATACAAACAAATGGAGCAGTTGATCGCCGACGGCGTGCAGGCGGCGGGCGCGCTCGACGGCCCGCGCCGCAACCTCGACATCATCCGCCCCGAGGTGCGAAGGCAGGAGGTCGAGTACAACATGCTTCGCGAAAGCCTGCTGCGGCTCGCCGGCGTCACCGAGGCCGATCTCGACACCCTGCCGGAATCACTGCCGCCCTTCGGCAACCTCGACGCCGCGCTCGCGGCGCTCGTCAACACGCAAACAATCGCGATATCGAACAATCTCGCCGGTCTCAAAGACCAGATCGAGGTCGAGCGCCTGAATTATAAAATCCAGAAAACCCGCCTATATCCCAAATTCGGCCTCAGCCTTTCCGTCACCCAGGAAAACCGCTCGCCGGACAACAACGTCCTCGGTCCGAAATCGCTCATCACGAGCTGGAACGCGTTCGGCACCGTGAACTGGCGCATATTCGACAGCCAGGAAACGAAGGGGCTCCAGCTCGCCTCGCTCAACCGCCTGCGCGCGCTCGAAGTGAGCCGCGTGCAGACGGAAAAGCAGGAGGGCAGCGAGCGCGAAGCCGAGGCGCTGCGCCTGCAACTCCAGTGGGAGCGCCTGAAAAACACGGAGCTGGACCTGGGCCGCGCGCGGGGAGGACTGGAATTGACCGAGCACGATTTCGCCAACGGCTGGGCGTCGTCGCGCGCCGTGGAAGACACCCGCGCCCACCTGGCCAACGTGCTCCAGCAAACCAACGCCGAGCGCGCCGCGTTTGCCTCCGCGCTGGCGGCCTGCCTGTCCAACCGCGGGCGCGACCCGGCGGTGACCGGCGGAGGAAATTTTTAA
- a CDS encoding efflux RND transporter periplasmic adaptor subunit, with product MKSKTLLIALAVLLLAGAAGWGIYYQTLPVAVMDAARRGAAVRIVPANILVSESFNMDIKSEAGGRIVASHVQLGREVKAGEVLYQIDTRDLELEIERIESEYKALKARIAIGSATRFEVATAEENVRNNTRLVEQGRVAPIDLERSKRVVEQLKDRLANEEISNQQALESYENTLKLKRRMLEKMSVTVANDGTIAEIFTRTGDLIGGGQVLARVISKERLVQAQISEENFAGVRPGLPVNVQLLGYGGQLFKAGVERVLPNADEKTKRYIAYLKVDMADELLVPGLTGEASITVDRHENALLADRRGVLGNSVFTVRDGRAWLKPVSTGFAGLDYIEILDGLAEGDAIIIDSPSGFRDGQRVRVAKAPERR from the coding sequence ATGAAGTCGAAGACACTTTTGATAGCGCTCGCCGTGCTTCTCCTCGCCGGGGCGGCCGGCTGGGGAATATATTATCAGACACTGCCCGTCGCGGTGATGGACGCGGCCAGGCGCGGCGCCGCCGTGCGCATCGTCCCGGCCAACATATTGGTGAGCGAGTCCTTTAACATGGACATTAAAAGCGAGGCGGGCGGGCGCATCGTCGCCAGCCATGTCCAGCTCGGCCGCGAGGTGAAGGCCGGCGAGGTTTTATATCAAATCGACACGCGCGACCTGGAATTGGAAATCGAGCGCATAGAGTCGGAATACAAAGCCCTGAAGGCGCGCATCGCCATCGGCTCGGCGACGCGCTTCGAGGTCGCGACGGCGGAGGAAAACGTGCGCAACAACACGCGCCTCGTCGAGCAGGGCCGCGTGGCGCCCATCGACCTGGAACGCTCCAAGCGCGTCGTCGAGCAACTCAAGGACCGTCTCGCCAACGAGGAAATCAGCAATCAGCAGGCGCTCGAAAGCTACGAGAACACGCTGAAGCTGAAACGACGCATGCTGGAAAAGATGAGCGTGACCGTGGCGAATGACGGCACCATCGCGGAAATCTTTACGCGCACGGGCGACCTGATCGGCGGCGGGCAGGTGCTGGCGCGGGTCATTTCCAAGGAACGATTGGTGCAGGCGCAGATCAGCGAGGAAAATTTCGCGGGCGTGCGCCCGGGACTGCCGGTGAACGTGCAACTGCTCGGCTACGGCGGGCAGTTGTTCAAGGCCGGGGTCGAGCGCGTGCTGCCCAACGCGGACGAAAAAACCAAGCGTTACATCGCCTACCTGAAAGTTGACATGGCGGACGAATTGCTGGTCCCCGGCCTGACCGGCGAGGCCAGCATCACCGTGGACAGGCACGAGAACGCCCTGCTGGCCGACCGCCGCGGCGTGCTGGGCAACTCGGTCTTCACCGTGCGCGACGGGCGCGCGTGGCTGAAACCCGTGAGCACCGGGTTTGCGGGGCTCGATTATATTGAAATTCTCGACGGGCTCGCGGAAGGCGACGCGATCATCATCGATTCGCCGTCCGGATTCCGCGACGGACAGCGCGTGCGGGTGGCAAAGGCCCCGGAACGCCGGTAA
- a CDS encoding JAB domain-containing protein, which yields MRIYEIKLTYNLIQSGPAEALNCAAKVVAYMQGAFDAYPEQEMCYLICLNRKLKPTARIMITLGTQSASLLTPREFYRAAIAASASTAWTWIFFIQRTGSDLRKTIAGGRPRSHNATSAKVPRHAHMTPHR from the coding sequence ATGCGTATCTACGAGATTAAACTCACTTACAATCTCATCCAATCCGGACCGGCCGAGGCATTAAACTGCGCGGCCAAGGTGGTCGCCTATATGCAAGGCGCGTTCGATGCCTATCCCGAGCAGGAAATGTGTTACCTGATTTGCTTGAATCGGAAATTGAAGCCCACCGCCCGCATCATGATCACCCTGGGCACCCAGAGTGCCTCACTTCTCACCCCGCGCGAGTTTTACCGCGCCGCCATCGCCGCATCCGCCTCCACCGCTTGGACTTGGATATTTTTCATTCAGAGAACAGGGTCTGATCTAAGGAAAACCATCGCTGGCGGAAGGCCACGCAGTCATAATGCCACTTCCGCCAAGGTTCCCCGACACGCGCATATGACACCGCACCGGTGA
- a CDS encoding ABC transporter ATP-binding protein gives MSMAASGNKMKNEAIRCARLTRYLGAGDARVHVLREVSLAVEPGTVSAIVGPSGCGKSTLLYLLGLLDRPDGGEIWIANENLAQAGDEKRTQVRNEHIGFVFQFHFLLPEFSALENVMLPMRKLGRATPAQMTARAAQLLDAVGLGEKTHRLANQLSGGEQQRVAIARALANQPSIILADEPTGNLDVKNSGMVFDLLTRLAKENGQAIILVTHNPDIAGRCDFLHPMRDGVFV, from the coding sequence ATGAGCATGGCCGCATCTGGAAACAAGATGAAAAACGAGGCGATCCGCTGCGCGCGCCTCACGCGCTACCTGGGCGCGGGCGACGCGCGCGTGCATGTGCTGCGCGAGGTGTCGCTGGCGGTGGAGCCGGGCACGGTGTCGGCCATCGTCGGACCGTCGGGCTGCGGCAAAAGCACGCTGCTGTATCTGCTGGGCCTGCTGGACCGGCCGGATGGCGGCGAAATCTGGATCGCGAACGAGAATCTCGCGCAGGCCGGCGACGAAAAACGCACGCAGGTGCGCAACGAGCACATCGGCTTCGTCTTCCAGTTCCATTTCCTGCTGCCCGAGTTTTCCGCGCTGGAAAACGTGATGCTCCCCATGCGAAAACTCGGCCGCGCCACCCCCGCGCAAATGACCGCGCGCGCCGCCCAACTGCTGGACGCCGTCGGGCTCGGCGAAAAGACCCACCGGCTGGCCAACCAGCTCTCCGGCGGCGAGCAGCAGCGCGTGGCAATCGCGCGCGCCCTCGCAAATCAGCCCTCAATTATTCTCGCAGATGAGCCGACTGGAAACCTTGACGTGAAAAACTCCGGCATGGTTTTCGATCTGCTCACCCGCCTCGCCAAGGAAAACGGCCAGGCCATCATCCTCGTCACGCACAACCCCGACATCGCCGGGCGGTGCGATTTTTTACATCCCATGCGTGATGGTGTATTCGTATAA
- a CDS encoding carbon starvation CstA family protein — MTTPAPREREKPRPRLKPLALVVWGVVAALLGVSAAIIALSRGEPVNAIWVVVASVCVFALAYRFHSAWLMARVLTLDETRATPAVAFEDGKDFVKTHRWVVFGHHFAAIAGPGPLVGPVLAAQFGYLPGLLWILVGATLGGAVHDSIVLFCSIRRRGKSLGQMVREVGPSPARSRWSARWRFWSSSSRCWRWWCGPWRRVPGLFTIRPPCPSPCSGVGLKSGKVHVGFSAFGVVMLLLSVVAGKWIQGTALEGWLTLEGRPLAWGIMGYGLLASVLPVWLLLAPRDYLSTFMKIGAVALLGVAIIFLAPTLHMPALTRFVDGTGPVFAGKVFPFCFITIACAAVSGFHALISSGTTPKLLAKEKDIRVVGYGAMITEMLVGVMALIAACAMQPGEYFAINMAGTPAEVTAQVTELGFPVSEAQMEKLASDVGEKTMIGRTGGAPTFAVGMARMFSSVLKNPTAMALWYHFAIMFEALFILTTIDAGTRVGRFLVQDLLGGIWRPLGNTRSTAASWAASVLFVAAWGWFLYQGVVDPHGGINSLWPIFGVANQLLAVIALSLGATVLIKMGRARYAWVAWLPLAWLLAVTMSAGWQKIFAADPRLGFLSAARSLAERIDAGAASGAPPGQLAQWRHLLLNQYVNTAVTASFLILVLLILAASARSWWLMLASRQSIPLREEPRMQAAASGE; from the coding sequence ATGACTACACCCGCACCGAGAGAGCGAGAGAAACCGCGTCCGCGGCTGAAGCCGTTGGCGCTAGTAGTGTGGGGAGTGGTGGCGGCGCTGCTGGGGGTCTCGGCGGCGATCATCGCGCTGTCGCGGGGCGAGCCGGTCAACGCCATCTGGGTGGTGGTCGCCTCGGTGTGCGTCTTCGCGCTGGCCTACCGCTTTCATTCCGCCTGGCTGATGGCGAGGGTGCTCACCCTCGACGAAACCCGGGCCACCCCGGCGGTGGCCTTCGAGGACGGCAAGGACTTTGTGAAGACGCACCGCTGGGTGGTCTTCGGGCACCATTTCGCGGCCATCGCGGGGCCCGGGCCGCTGGTCGGGCCGGTGCTCGCCGCGCAGTTCGGCTACCTGCCCGGGTTGCTGTGGATTCTCGTCGGCGCGACCCTCGGCGGGGCGGTGCACGACTCGATTGTCCTGTTCTGCTCGATCCGGCGGCGGGGCAAGTCGCTCGGGCAGATGGTGCGCGAGGTCGGGCCTTCGCCGGCGCGGTCGCGCTGGTCGGCACGGTGGCGATTCTGGTCATCATCATCGCGGTGCTGGCGCTGGTGGTGCGGGCCTTGGCGGAGAGTCCCGGGGCTGTTCACCATCCGGCCACCGTGCCCATCGCCATGCTCGGGCGTGGGGCTCAAGTCGGGCAAGGTGCACGTGGGCTTCAGCGCCTTCGGCGTGGTCATGCTGCTTTTGTCGGTGGTGGCAGGCAAATGGATCCAGGGCACCGCGCTGGAGGGCTGGCTGACGCTGGAGGGCCGGCCGCTGGCCTGGGGCATCATGGGCTACGGGCTGCTGGCCAGCGTGCTGCCGGTCTGGCTGCTGCTCGCCCCAAGGGATTACCTGAGCACGTTCATGAAGATCGGCGCGGTGGCGCTCCTGGGCGTGGCGATCATTTTTCTGGCGCCGACCCTGCACATGCCCGCGCTGACGCGCTTCGTCGACGGAACCGGACCGGTGTTCGCCGGGAAGGTCTTCCCGTTCTGTTTCATCACCATCGCGTGCGCGGCGGTGTCGGGCTTCCATGCGTTGATCTCGTCGGGGACCACGCCGAAGCTGCTGGCGAAAGAGAAGGACATCCGGGTGGTGGGCTACGGGGCAATGATCACGGAGATGCTGGTGGGGGTGATGGCGCTGATCGCGGCGTGCGCCATGCAGCCCGGCGAGTATTTTGCCATCAACATGGCCGGGACGCCCGCGGAGGTGACCGCGCAGGTCACGGAGCTCGGTTTCCCGGTGAGCGAGGCGCAGATGGAAAAACTCGCCTCCGACGTGGGCGAGAAGACCATGATCGGGCGCACCGGGGGAGCGCCGACCTTTGCGGTGGGCATGGCGCGGATGTTTTCGAGCGTGCTGAAAAACCCCACGGCGATGGCCCTGTGGTATCACTTCGCGATCATGTTCGAGGCGCTGTTCATATTGACGACCATCGACGCGGGCACGCGGGTGGGGCGTTTTCTGGTGCAGGATTTGTTGGGCGGGATATGGCGGCCGCTGGGCAACACGCGCTCGACCGCGGCGAGCTGGGCGGCGAGCGTGCTGTTCGTGGCGGCCTGGGGCTGGTTTTTGTATCAGGGCGTGGTCGATCCCCACGGGGGCATCAACTCGCTGTGGCCGATCTTCGGGGTGGCCAACCAGCTGCTGGCGGTGATCGCCCTGTCGCTGGGCGCGACGGTGCTCATCAAGATGGGCCGGGCGCGCTACGCGTGGGTGGCGTGGCTGCCGCTGGCCTGGCTGCTGGCGGTGACGATGAGCGCGGGCTGGCAGAAAATCTTCGCGGCCGACCCACGGCTGGGCTTCCTGAGCGCGGCGCGCAGCCTAGCCGAAAGAATCGACGCGGGCGCGGCCTCGGGCGCGCCGCCCGGGCAGCTCGCGCAGTGGCGCCACCTCCTGCTCAACCAGTACGTGAACACCGCGGTGACCGCGAGCTTCCTCATCCTGGTCCTGCTCATCCTCGCCGCCTCCGCTCGCTCCTGGTGGCTCATGCTCGCCAGCAGGCAATCCATCCCCCTCCGCGAGGAACCGCGCATGCAGGCGGCGGCGAGCGGCGAATAG
- a CDS encoding Hsp20/alpha crystallin family protein, whose product MTLLNSLIPSFKRQPAAADRNNDSAAQTPGIRPYYEVKSAGDDAWSLTVQLPGVGKDSLDITDHDGVLVIRGGRTWRQPQGWTALHRETTDRPFVLELHHDHAIDVEKIRAELTDGVLRATLPKAESRKPRKIAVS is encoded by the coding sequence ATGACACTGCTCAACTCACTTATTCCCTCGTTCAAACGCCAGCCTGCCGCAGCCGACCGCAACAATGACAGCGCGGCGCAGACGCCCGGCATTCGTCCTTATTATGAGGTGAAATCCGCCGGCGACGACGCCTGGTCGCTCACCGTGCAACTGCCCGGCGTCGGCAAGGACTCGCTCGACATCACCGATCATGACGGCGTGCTCGTCATCCGCGGCGGCCGCACGTGGCGGCAGCCGCAGGGGTGGACGGCGCTGCATCGCGAGACGACCGACCGGCCCTTCGTGCTGGAATTGCATCACGACCATGCGATCGACGTGGAGAAAATCCGCGCCGAGCTGACCGACGGCGTGCTGCGCGCCACGCTCCCGAAGGCGGAATCGCGCAAGCCGCGCAAGATCGCGGTGAGCTGA
- a CDS encoding ABC transporter permease, whose product MLTNLKIALRFLLAKRRSMMMSLTGIAFGVGFIILTQAVTTGFQEFFIRTILGTDGALRVEDKFQATVVNMSAIDSDGRYAGGVEVESNRKYQEGVAEPGRLIDAIKRFPDVSGVSEVLRGNVSIQSATREESGQVYGIELENHMAVSDIGRQIVVGNMDDFRKAPAGVLVGSALANRLRLRPGNSVLISYGGQSTRYRVSAIYETGIRDIDKVRVFMHLGEARVLLHKPYGASYLQVGLKNSDRAPEIARQIEMIASHRAASWQEREKVWLDVFRFFRILAAITVFTIIVVSGLGMFNTLAMIVMEKTREIAILRSMGYTRMDIAFVFMLQGGLVLAAGIALGWMFGALSTWGVSSVPVSVRGIFSTDHIVVAWDFAHYAGAALASSVVVLIASWMPARRAALLEPAAIIRGASQ is encoded by the coding sequence ATGCTCACCAACCTCAAGATCGCGCTGCGGTTCCTGCTGGCCAAGCGGCGCTCCATGATGATGAGCCTCACGGGCATCGCGTTCGGCGTGGGCTTTATTATTCTCACCCAGGCGGTCACGACGGGCTTCCAGGAATTTTTTATCCGCACGATCCTGGGCACGGACGGCGCACTGCGGGTGGAGGACAAGTTTCAGGCGACGGTCGTGAACATGAGCGCGATCGACTCCGACGGGCGTTATGCCGGCGGCGTGGAAGTCGAGAGCAACCGGAAATATCAGGAGGGAGTCGCGGAGCCGGGACGGCTGATCGACGCGATCAAACGCTTTCCCGACGTAAGCGGCGTGTCGGAGGTGCTGCGCGGCAACGTGAGCATCCAGTCCGCGACGCGCGAGGAATCGGGGCAGGTGTATGGCATCGAATTGGAAAATCACATGGCCGTGTCCGACATCGGGCGCCAGATCGTGGTGGGAAACATGGACGATTTTCGCAAGGCCCCGGCCGGCGTGCTGGTGGGCTCGGCGCTCGCGAACCGGCTCCGGTTGCGCCCGGGCAATTCTGTCCTGATCTCCTACGGCGGCCAGTCCACCCGCTACCGCGTGTCGGCGATCTATGAAACCGGCATCCGCGACATCGACAAGGTGCGCGTGTTCATGCACCTCGGCGAGGCGCGCGTGCTGCTGCACAAACCCTACGGCGCGTCGTATCTGCAAGTCGGATTAAAAAACTCCGACCGGGCGCCGGAAATCGCGCGGCAGATCGAGATGATCGCGAGCCATCGCGCCGCCAGCTGGCAGGAGCGCGAAAAGGTGTGGCTCGATGTCTTCCGGTTCTTCCGCATCCTCGCGGCGATCACGGTGTTCACCATCATCGTGGTGTCGGGCCTGGGCATGTTCAACACGCTTGCGATGATCGTGATGGAGAAGACGAGGGAGATCGCCATCCTGCGCTCGATGGGCTACACGCGCATGGATATCGCGTTCGTATTCATGTTGCAGGGCGGGCTGGTGCTCGCGGCGGGCATCGCGCTCGGGTGGATGTTCGGCGCGCTGAGCACATGGGGCGTGTCGAGCGTGCCGGTCAGCGTGCGCGGCATCTTCTCCACCGACCACATCGTGGTGGCGTGGGATTTCGCGCATTATGCCGGGGCGGCGCTGGCGTCGTCGGTGGTGGTGTTGATCGCGAGTTGGATGCCGGCGCGCCGGGCGGCGCTGCTGGAGCCCGCGGCCATTATCCGGGGGGCCTCGCAATGA
- a CDS encoding SprT family zinc-dependent metalloprotease, with amino-acid sequence MNNEAQLTLFDLLAPQHGVHKGPSSSHPSVPPPSMPAPPPSPPVPPRQPQPPQPAPPPLVLSPTPPDTGDDAPQILFERSHRARNYRLTLRRDGVAVATIPARGSEREARRFVNEHLDWLRRARARQRRRPRGAEIWTPGTHVLWRGSLRAIERAGDAPADRPAVLLGAERFRVARLDGDLRATLEAHFQRRARVELPARTWQLASETGVPVREVTVRNQRTRWGSCSSSGVISLNWRLVQTPDSVRDYIIYHELMHLKEMNHSPRFWARVGEVCPGWRDAERWLKENGSLLGL; translated from the coding sequence GTGAACAACGAGGCCCAGCTCACGCTCTTCGATCTGCTCGCGCCGCAACACGGCGTGCACAAAGGCCCCTCGTCGTCGCATCCCTCCGTCCCGCCGCCGTCCATGCCGGCTCCTCCTCCGTCGCCGCCGGTCCCGCCGCGCCAACCGCAACCGCCGCAGCCTGCGCCGCCTCCGCTCGTGCTCTCTCCCACCCCGCCGGACACGGGGGACGACGCTCCGCAAATCCTCTTCGAACGCAGCCACCGCGCGCGCAACTACCGGCTCACGCTCCGGCGTGACGGCGTCGCGGTCGCCACCATCCCCGCACGCGGCAGCGAACGCGAGGCCCGGCGCTTCGTCAACGAGCACCTCGACTGGCTCCGGCGCGCCCGGGCGCGCCAGCGGCGGCGTCCGCGCGGCGCGGAAATCTGGACGCCCGGCACCCATGTCCTCTGGCGCGGATCGCTGCGCGCGATCGAGCGCGCCGGAGACGCGCCCGCGGACCGGCCCGCCGTGCTGCTCGGCGCGGAGCGTTTCCGCGTGGCGCGACTGGATGGCGATTTGCGCGCGACGCTGGAGGCGCATTTCCAGCGGCGCGCCCGCGTGGAGCTGCCCGCGCGCACCTGGCAGCTCGCCAGCGAGACCGGCGTCCCCGTGCGCGAGGTCACGGTGCGCAACCAGCGCACACGCTGGGGCTCCTGCTCGTCGTCGGGCGTGATTTCGCTGAACTGGCGGCTCGTGCAAACCCCCGACAGCGTGCGCGACTACATCATTTACCATGAGCTGATGCACTTGAAGGAAATGAACCACTCGCCCCGTTTTTGGGCGCGCGTCGGCGAAGTCTGCCCCGGCTGGCGCGACGCCGAGCGCTGGCTCAAGGAGAACGGCAGCCTGCTCGGCCTCTGA